The following DNA comes from Candidatus Eremiobacteraceae bacterium.
TCTCCGCCGGTCCGCAGCCGTCGCCGTCCGTCAACCCGGCGTTGAAGATCCAGCACGTCGTCATCATCGTCCAAGAAAACCGCTCGTTCGACAACATGTTCCACGATTTTCCCGGCGCCGATACCGCGCAGAGCGGGAAGATGAGCGACGGGCAGACGGTGCAGCTCACCCCGATCCATCTCGATCAAGGCTACGACCTGCGCCACCGGCACTACACGTGGTGGATGTCGTGGGACCAAGGCAAGATGGACGGATTCGACATCGACCGCTCGCCGGGCAATTCGCCGACGTTCCCATATCAGTACGTCGTGCAGTCCGACATCCAGCCGTACTGGGATCTCGCCTCGCGATTCACCGTCGCCGACGACATGTTCCAATCGAATACGGGCGGCAGTTATCCCGCGCACCTCTACCTCTTCTCGGCCCAATCCGACGACGTCAGCGGCAATCCGACAGCCTTACCGTGGGGTTGCGATGCCCCGTCGGGAACGAAGGTGTCGCTCGTCGGTCCGAACGGTACGGAGAAGCCGGGTCCGTTTCCGTGTTTCTCGTGGCCGACGCTCGCGGACCTGATGGATTCGCAAGGGATGTCGTGGCGATATTACTCGCCGCAGATCCTGACGAGCGGAGGCATTTGGAACACGCCCGACTCGTTTTCGAGCATACGATACGGCCAGGATTGGCCCCGCAACGTCGTGTCGCCGGAGACGCAGGTATTGAACGACATCCCGGCAGGGCAACTCGCGCAGGTGACGTGGATCGTGCCCTCGGGCGCGAACTCGGATCATCCGGGCTCTCAGAGCAAGACCGGTCCGAGCTGGGTGGCGTCGATCGTCAACGCGATCGGCGCAAGTCCGTTCTGGAACAGCACGGCGA
Coding sequences within:
- a CDS encoding alkaline phosphatase family protein, with amino-acid sequence MRPDSVRASAACAIIASACVAAACGAGGGGTAAPSLPLGRPSPQPSISAGPQPSPSVNPALKIQHVVIIVQENRSFDNMFHDFPGADTAQSGKMSDGQTVQLTPIHLDQGYDLRHRHYTWWMSWDQGKMDGFDIDRSPGNSPTFPYQYVVQSDIQPYWDLASRFTVADDMFQSNTGGSYPAHLYLFSAQSDDVSGNPTALPWGCDAPSGTKVSLVGPNGTEKPGPFPCFSWPTLADLMDSQGMSWRYYSPQILTSGGIWNTPDSFSSIRYGQDWPRNVVSPETQVLNDIPAGQLAQVTWIVPSGANSDHPGSQSKTGPSWVASIVNAIGASPFWNSTAIFVTWDDWGGWYDHVNPPQLDEMGLSFRVPLLVISPYARHGYVSHDQHEFGSIIHFTEENFGMPSLGKSDARADDLSDCFDFTQTPAPFARIRAPVNAQWLVAHTQNSAPDTDF